The genomic DNA TTTCCGTGTGATTCCATTTCGGTTTATGTTCCGACGAGTGCGATTTCGTTCTGATTTATCccaatttgtgtgtttttttgtttacagcCGTCTGATGGAATGAGCGAGGTGCTTGGCGGCGGCGGTCAGATCACCAACTCGGAATCCGAATCGCTTAATAAAAAGTAATCGGTTTCTATGTTTCTTCtcgattttgttaaaatttttatcagatttgcttaatttagggtttttggtttgattagtttgatgaaattagggtttccgaatgtgaaattttgaatttaggaaaATGGTTTGCTGTTTAGTGTTTCGTATAGGAAGAACTGTTCTGGGCATAAGCTTAAAGAGATGACTGGTAGTGACATATTCTCTGATAATGGTAAAGATGATCCAAATCACCAAACAAGAATCCATTACCATCAGGATCAGGTATTATATGTAAACATTTTTAAGGATTCAGTTGATGGTAAATGGGGAACGATGTTTTTATGTGATGGTTTTACTGGTTTTGTAGCAAAGCCAGATATCTTTCAGCGGTGATGAGAATGTGACTCCTAAGAAACCAGCTACTTTAAACGAGGCTGCAAAGCAAAAGGAGCTGAGCAGGACCGTTGAAACGGAAGCGGATTCaaagagcaagaagaagcagATATCGAACACCAAGAGTAAAGCTATGAGAGGTCATGATATCTTTGCATCTCCTGAGAGCCAACCTCGCCGCTTGGTAGCTGCAACACAATCAGAAGTTAAAGGAAATAAGAACACGGAGGAATCTGCACCGAGGAGCTCGCGTGCATCTGTCAAAGTCTCTACTGTAAGTAGTATCCTTGAATCCTTGTGTACTGTGGTGGTAATATTAGTTAGGATGGCTTGAAAAACTGACctgattcatattttttttttgttaacaggGGCAAAGCGGCAACAGGATGTTTAGTGAAGAACATGTTGTGAAGTCATCAAGGAAGATACATAACCAGAAGTTTCAAGAACTGACAAGCAATGGTATCttcaaatctgataaaatcCCTCCTGGTTATTCTGAGAAGATGCAAAGCTCAGCTAAGAAACGGGAAATGAGCGGCCACAATATATTTGCAGACGGGAAGTCGGAATATNNNNNNNNNNNNNNNNNNNNNNNNNNNNNNNNNNNNNNNNNNNNNNNNNNNNNNNNNNNNNNNNNNNNNNNNNNNNNNNNNNNNNNNNNNNNNNNNNNNNNNNNNNNNNNNNNNNNNNNNNNNNNNNNNNNNNNNNNNNNNNNNNNNNNNNNNNNNNNNNNNNNNNNNNNNNNNNNNNNNNNNNNNNNNNNNNNNNNNNNNNNNNNNNNNNNNNNNNNNNNNNNNNNNNNCCTTGTGTACTGTGGTGGTAATATTAGTTAGGATGGCTTGAAAAACTGACctgattcatattttttttttgttaacaggGGCAAAGCGGCAACAGGATGTTTAGTGAAGAACATGTTGTGAAGTCATCAAGGAAGATACATAACCAGAAGTTTCAAGAACTGACAAGCAATGGTATCttcaaatctgataaaatcCCTCCTGGTTATTCTGAGAAGATGCAAAGTTCAGCTAAGAAGCGGGAAATGAGCGGCCACAATATATTTGCAGACGGGAAGTCGGAATATAGAGATTACTATGGTGGCGCGAGGAGACCTCCCGGTGGTGAGAGCAGCATTTCATTGGTCTAAATGAAACCTCAAACACTCTTAATAATATGTTCatgtttaggatttagttttCTTCCTTAAGTTGTCTCTACCTCAAGTGCGCGCACTCATGTGTTCTGTTCTCTTTCTTATCGTTTCCTCCTAATTCCTATTATTGATTCGGAAGACGAGAGTGACTACATAAATTATTTACAACACTTTACCGGATGATTCGTGAAGTTTGTGTACGACGTCGTTTGGAGAGGAGAAAGATTGTATTATAAAATGTTAGCTAATGAACGACTACACTGGGGATCGAACCCAGAGTCTCTGGTTTCGTAGACAGGCGCCTTATCCATTGGGCCATGGAGTCATTTTTGATTATGCAGATTAGATTAACTAAAAgtcctgttttaaaaatccccgcctagcaccgattaTGCCCCGTAAAATCGCCAGACCCACTCTCTCCGCcttgattaatgattaatcCCCACCTAGTATCCATTATCCAATTATACCATCTAATCCAATTAATTCCCGCATAATTTTGTATGTACCTATtatttttggagccaaatataaatcaaatatatatatttctgttatttagacatttaaattaagagtttatgatgttttacaataactaatgtacaaacttttaattaaaatcattatttttccttaatattacgtttttatgtttttaccataattttaaagacgatactataactttatattttatttgatatttttcttttcacataaacataattatatatatatatttagtactatatatttttaatttactattaatttaataaaataatcaaaaaactAGTTCCCGATTAATTCCCGTTTAATTtccgattttctcgctaggcgctaggtCTACcccgaccgcccgactagcgcctagcgatttctaaaacagggagTAAAAGAATAGCTCTTGTGAGTGACTGCAGAGGACCAACAAGCATTTGCTTTAGGAACAGATGTTTATAAAGAATATTAGGGTAATCATATTGAGAAATACTCCGATAGTGTAGTGGTTAAAATACCTTGCACTTTTCCTTATTCCTAGtttatttcttacaaaaactATGAACGACTGTTATAATTATTATCTCACTTCAATTTATTTCTATTAAGCCTTAACTAGGTttggacccgcacgtacgtgcagagttatttttacataattttaaaaaaaatataattggcAAGCGATCAAACCCGTCTAATATGTCTGATTgcaacgtttattttttttttactcgaaAAAACCCCATTCCTCGTAATTCATATAAGTAAATAGTATGTCCgcatatgttttgcttgaaTTCTTGTTCCCAAAATTCTCGTCTCGTATTTTGTCATACATGAATATACTTACACAAAAATCTCATAACCTGATTACTATGAAACTAATTTGaacaattttctaaaatataataaatctgttgtttaatcttttttttcttcttaatatgtaaattgggtcagtttggcaacatggatatttgatatgattttttttaacccttcagtgtattccccaattaatagtatagatttccttcaattattgaatgaaatattcttTAGTTATACTAAtcacaatttaatataaataatatagtaagagaagggaaaataataaaatgggatataattggtcattagatcccttATATAATTGGTCTTAGTTATGATATTATATCactggattttataaattttaattggtcattagatccctatatatctcagctattggtataatattattacttgttttcatttttattggactggattttctaaattttaagatttctgtaaaaacaatataaactacatatttatatataatgtttaactacatagttatccaaattaaagtatattttatttggtgattatatgtttttttgggcaaatatagttattgtttttagtaaaaGAATAAACACTGAGTCAGTTTCAAATGATTTTCCATTCTTTCACTATtagagttttataaaattattagaaaagtaacattattaatatttctgaagatatgattttaaatatatatatttttacatctcataatatagttatattattgtattacaatacatagtgaaattaatttaattttgaaaatatgtaggggataatatttatcaatttttgaataatatttaccaattttagaatttatatgagcaaaatattgtgtatataaataaattgaacagCAGTGGCAGttgacaaaaagatatatatatatatatatatggtagtggcagttttatgtaattttatagaATACTACGGGTGATCAATAAATTAGATACGGAGCTCTCTGGCGACGATACATCAGCTTTTTCTCCAGAATGCTtctcatttgatatataggGGATTAATTAGGatctatttaattaaaaaacaaactgaGTAGTTGGGTATTTATTTACTAACGTGTTGATAATGGTCAAAATATCAACTTGTCTAATTGTTTCACAATTTATCCTTTGCATTCTAATATTCAACCCCCTATGATTTCTCAAATTCTTAGAAATAAGTAACTGtgtgaaaaagacaaaaataatttatggtTCTCATgtaaattagaaacaaaaaaaaacagattaattcatataaattacaaaggttaacccaaaaaaatcatataaactacaatgaaaaaaatatatatacagtaatgAAGCTAGTAACAAACTATatcttttaaaacaatatatatttacaacaaaaattattaacttaattatacttgtcaaaattatattattttttcattatataaggATTTAAAAGAGAACATATAGTTTTTACATTATGAAATCAAGAAGCTCAAAAATGACTATACAATGTTAAGTAATATCCCCGTTACACAGAGATGATGTACAAACAATGTTAAGTAAAattccaagttttttttaaagaatataaaCCTTTACCTAACATGCCAATGCATATATACCTCATAGCATCTAAAACATTACTACTTTCTAATAAGCCTTAGgaactaattaatttataaaaaaaaactgagtagTTGTGAATTTATTTACTAGTGTGTTGTTAACGGTCAGAATATCATCAACttgtcttttttcttaaaaagaagTAACTGTGAAAAAACGagagagaaacgagagagaagaaTTTATGATTCTCATATAAATTAGTAAGGATGAAAAATCATATAACCTATACAATGAAAAAT from Camelina sativa cultivar DH55 chromosome 7, Cs, whole genome shotgun sequence includes the following:
- the LOC104702768 gene encoding uncharacterized protein LOC104702768, which encodes MRERVMEEEKNNVTALSDPHHSTADLLSWSEIRRPDYSTAANRSNQPSDGMSEVLGGGGQITNSESESLNKNVSYRKNCSGHKLKEMTGSDIFSDNGKDDPNHQTRIHYHQDQQSQISFSGDENVTPKKPATLNEAAKQKELSRTVETEADSKSKKKQISNTKSKAMRGHDIFASPESQPRRLVAATQSEVKGNKNTEESAPRSSRASVKVSTGQSGNRMFSEEHVVKSSRKIHNQKFQELTSNGIFKSDKIPPGYSEKMQSSAKKREMSGHNIFADGKSEYRDYYGGARRPPGGESSISLV